TAAAAATCTCTCTATCTTCCAACAGCCGTCATATAGACGACTGTCTCTTTTTCTCCATCTATATTGAGAAGTCTGTTGACCTCTTCATCAAAGAGGGCTCCAACAGCACATGCTCCCAGACCCAAAGCCTCTGATGCAATGGCAAGGCTCTGTCCTATATGCCCTGCATCGAGATATATATAGCGATAAGCCCTCTGTCTATATTTCCACTTGGATCGTTCAACCACAGCTGTCCATACAAAGACAACACTGGCAAAAGCCAGCATCTCCTGATCCAGGCCCGCCCTTGCAATAGGAGTGCTAAAATCCCCTGATTTTAAAAGCTCCGCTCCATGTCTTAAAACATTATAGTGATAAATCCCCCTTTCTATATCCTCTACATTATTAACGACGAGATAGGTCTCGATGGGATATAAGGCTCCTGCTGACGGAGAAACCCTAAACTCTATCATCTCTGTTCTAAGTGTTATTCCTTGCGTTGCCCATAAAAGCTGGGAAAGATGAATTAAAGGCATCTGATAAATACTAAAATCACGAAAGGACCTTCTTTTTTTTATCAAACCCCAAAGCCCCTCTCCACCCCTTTGCTCTGGCTCTGGCAGAGATATGAATTCACATTCAGGATATTCTTTATATAATTTCGGTTTAGAAGCCCAATCCAGAAAACCCCCTTTCATCCTCTTTCTCTGATATTTGGTCTTCTCCTGATACAGATCACCTATTCTCTCTTCTAAATTTTCTATCATCCCTCTTCTCCTTTAATACAATTTTAAAACAGTTATTATTATAGTGAAATCGATTGAGAAAGATAATATAATTAATTTAAGGACCCTCTTTCTTTAATAAAAATGACAGAAAAAGACATTGTAAAAAGTTTAAAAAGAATGCATCGCTT
This DNA window, taken from Nitrospinota bacterium, encodes the following:
- a CDS encoding SagB/ThcOx family dehydrogenase; the protein is MIENLEERIGDLYQEKTKYQRKRMKGGFLDWASKPKLYKEYPECEFISLPEPEQRGGEGLWGLIKKRRSFRDFSIYQMPLIHLSQLLWATQGITLRTEMIEFRVSPSAGALYPIETYLVVNNVEDIERGIYHYNVLRHGAELLKSGDFSTPIARAGLDQEMLAFASVVFVWTAVVERSKWKYRQRAYRYIYLDAGHIGQSLAIASEALGLGACAVGALFDEEVNRLLNIDGEKETVVYMTAVGR